From Lagenorhynchus albirostris chromosome 10, mLagAlb1.1, whole genome shotgun sequence, the proteins below share one genomic window:
- the FAM8A1 gene encoding protein FAM8A1 encodes MAEGPEKARGRPPGQDDGGGDREPVPSRRGLPAAAPRPRDGPQPEPQAPGRPPAPGLGPPAAATEESEPPREPENGREAGSGSGSGPGSGSQAPAGCEAPEAAAAPREKPARLSAREYSRQVHEWLWQSYCGYLTWHSGLAAFPAYCSPQPPAPSYLAGAGAAAAPASGPPPLQLGYYNPFYFLSAAAAGPEPPASAGLTASAPVAGPGARAPHVQPPARAAPATRVGPAAASRAPSETGRQAGREYVIPSLAHRFMAEMVDFFILFFIKATIVLSIMHLSGIKDISKFAMHYIIEEIDEDTSMEDLQKMMVVALIYRLLVCFYEIICIWGAGGATPGKFLLGLRVVTCDTSVLIAPSRVLVIPSSNVSITTSTIRALIKNFSIASFFPAFITLLFFQHNRTAYDIVAGTIVVKRNGVR; translated from the exons ATGGCGGAGGGGCCGGAGAAAGCCCGAGGCCGCCCTCCCGGGCAGGACGACGGCGGAGGGGACCGCGAGCCCGTTCCTTCCCGAAGAGGCCTTCCCGCCGCCGCCCCACGGCCCCGGGACGGGCCGCAGCCCGAACCCCAGGCTCCGGGccggcccccagccccgggcCTCGGTCCCCCCGCGGCCGCCACCGAGGAGTCGGAGCCGCCGCGCGAGCCCGAGAATGGCAGGGAGGCGGGCTCCGGCTCTGGCTCCGGCCCCGGCTCGGGCTCGCAGGCACCGGCAGGCTGCGAGGCGcccgaggcggcggcggcgccgcGGGAGAAGCCGGCGCGGCTGAGCGCCCGAGAGTACTCCCGGCAGGTGCACGAGTGGCTGTGGCAGTCCTACTGCGGCTACCTCACCTGGCACAGCGGCCTGGCCGCCTTCCCCGCCTACTGCAGCCCCCAGCCGCCCGCGCCCAGCTACCTCGCGGGCGCCGGCGCCGCCGCTGCCCCGGCCTCCGGGCCGCCGCCCCTGCAGCTGGGCTATTACAACCCCTTCTACTTCCTGAGCGCCGCGGCCGCCGGGCCCGAGCCGCCAGCCTCCGCCGGCCTCACCGCCTCGGCTCCGGTCGCCGGCCCGGGAGCCCGCGCGCCTCACGTGCAGCCGCCGGCCCGGGCAGCCCCCGCGACGAGGGTAGGACCCGCCGCTGCCTCGCGAGCCCCGAGCGAGACCGGGCGGCAGGCAG gtAGAGAGTATGTTATTCCATCCTTGGCCCACAGATTCATGGCAGAGATGGTggatttctttattctcttctttatAAAAGCAACCATTGTCTTAAGCATTATGCACCTCAGTGGAATAAA GGATATCTCTAAGTTTGCTATGCATTATATAATAGAAGAAATAGATGAAGACACATCAATGGAAGACTTGCAGAAAATGATGGTTGTGGCGCTTATATACAGATTATTAGTTTGTTTCTATGAG ATAATTTGCATTTGGGGAGCAGGTGGAGCCACCCCAGGGAAGTTCCTGCTAGGGCTTCGAGTTGTGACATGCGATACGTCGGTGCTTATTGCGCCAAGTCGGGTTTTAGTGATTCCTTCCTCAAATGTTAGCATTACAAc gTCCACTATACGAGCTTTGATCAAGAATTTTTCTATTGCTTCTTTTTTCCCTGCTTTCATCACACTGCTGTTTTTTCAGCATAATCGAACAGCCTATGACATTGTAGCAGGAACCATTGTGGTAAAAAGAAATGGGGTCAGATGA